The following are encoded in a window of Deltaproteobacteria bacterium genomic DNA:
- a CDS encoding dipeptide ABC transporter ATP-binding protein has protein sequence MPLLTLNNITKYFPARGGIFKKTDGVVYAVDGVSLSVEKGETFGLVGESGCGKSTLGRVVARLIEPTSGNIIFDGRDITHLKSKELKSVRRDLQIIFQDPYASLNPRMPVGEIIGEALTIHGIAKGVEKTEKVKQLIDIVGLPKNSISLYPHEFSGGQRQRIGIARAIALNPKFIIADEPISALDVSIQAQIINLFKDLQKEFNLTYLFIAHDLRVVEYLSDRVAVMYLGKIMEIATSKEIYSHPVHPYTEALLSAVPIPDPNKKKKRIILKGEIPSPINPPSGCVFHTRCIYAQERCRIEAPLLMPRRDSRLAACHFPL, from the coding sequence ATGCCACTGCTCACACTAAATAATATCACAAAGTATTTTCCTGCACGGGGCGGTATTTTTAAGAAAACCGACGGGGTTGTTTATGCGGTTGACGGTGTGAGTCTTTCCGTAGAAAAAGGGGAGACATTCGGCCTTGTTGGTGAGAGCGGATGTGGCAAGTCTACCCTTGGCCGTGTTGTTGCAAGGCTTATTGAACCGACATCTGGCAATATAATCTTTGATGGCAGAGATATAACCCATCTAAAATCAAAGGAGCTTAAATCCGTAAGAAGGGACTTGCAGATTATCTTTCAGGACCCTTACGCATCTCTTAATCCAAGGATGCCTGTTGGAGAGATTATAGGAGAGGCATTGACCATTCATGGTATAGCGAAAGGCGTGGAGAAAACAGAAAAGGTCAAGCAGCTTATTGACATTGTCGGCCTTCCAAAGAATTCCATCTCGCTCTATCCCCATGAATTCAGCGGCGGACAGAGGCAGAGGATCGGTATTGCCAGGGCAATTGCACTGAACCCGAAGTTTATTATAGCAGATGAGCCAATCTCTGCTCTTGATGTTTCAATCCAGGCGCAGATTATAAATCTCTTTAAGGATTTGCAGAAAGAGTTTAACCTGACATACCTCTTTATTGCTCACGATTTAAGGGTTGTGGAATATCTGAGCGACAGGGTTGCAGTCATGTATCTGGGAAAGATTATGGAGATAGCGACATCCAAAGAAATCTACAGCCATCCTGTGCATCCATATACAGAAGCGCTGTTATCAGCAGTTCCAATACCAGATCCAAATAAAAAGAAGAAAAGGATTATACTTAAAGGTGAGATACCAAGCCCCATAAATCCGCCGTCTGGGTGCGTATTTCATACAAGATGTATATATGCGCAGGAGAGGTGCAGAATAGAAGCGCCTCTTTTAATGCCAAGGCGGGATAGTAGATTGGCTGCCTGCCATTTCCCGCTTTGA
- a CDS encoding HPF/RaiA family ribosome-associated protein gives MKIDLQITARNFEITELIREQIKERAEKLDSFYSRIMRCRVVVEVPHHHKHKGILYDVHIYITVPGGELAIKREPNEDISVAIRDAFDAARRQLEDYSRKQRGDTKRHDEIPSAMISAIFPDKGYGFITTSNGREIYFHENSVLNNEFKRLKIGAGVHFAEEQGEKGPQASTVKVIGK, from the coding sequence ATGAAAATAGATTTGCAAATCACTGCCCGCAATTTTGAGATTACTGAGCTTATAAGAGAACAAATCAAGGAAAGAGCGGAAAAATTAGACAGCTTTTATAGCCGCATTATGCGCTGCAGGGTCGTGGTGGAGGTTCCTCATCACCATAAACATAAGGGTATTTTGTATGATGTTCATATCTACATAACAGTGCCTGGCGGAGAATTGGCAATAAAACGCGAGCCGAATGAAGATATCTCTGTGGCAATAAGGGATGCCTTTGACGCAGCGCGCCGCCAATTAGAGGACTATTCCAGAAAACAGCGTGGTGATACAAAACGGCACGATGAAATTCCTTCTGCCATGATAAGCGCCATATTTCCTGACAAAGGCTACGGCTTCATCACTACATCGAATGGCAGGGAAATATATTTTCATGAAAACAGCGTGCTGAACAACGAGTTTAAGCGCCTGAAGATTGGCGCAGGGGTGCATTTTGCGGAAGAACAAGGAGAAAAAGGACCGCAGGCCAGCACTGTAAAGGTGATAGGGAAATAA
- a CDS encoding DUF1499 domain-containing protein encodes MPKDIYTNGKPNATTGRPNQRYTALTGLVFICFFISILAVSAVILAGFGSRWGWWHFRTGLAILKYSGYASLVAAGLSLLGCAWSGFIGARLSFAIALTGLLITLPVAGTLWQWKIKAQTVPRIHDITTDTENPPSFKAILPMRRDALNPSDYGGREIAAQQRAGYPDIGPLALTVPPDEAFQRAVSAAVNMGWQIVEANQAEGRIEATDTTYWFGFKDDIVVRIISEGAGSRIDIRSVSRVGISDVGTNARRIQKFLKKVG; translated from the coding sequence ATGCCCAAAGATATATACACAAATGGGAAACCAAATGCTACAACAGGACGACCTAATCAGCGATATACTGCGCTTACCGGTTTAGTATTCATCTGTTTTTTCATATCGATATTGGCAGTATCTGCTGTTATACTGGCAGGCTTCGGCAGCCGCTGGGGATGGTGGCATTTCAGGACAGGGCTTGCTATTCTTAAATACAGCGGTTATGCAAGCCTTGTTGCGGCAGGGTTGTCGCTGCTCGGGTGTGCCTGGTCAGGGTTCATTGGTGCACGGTTGAGTTTTGCTATTGCGCTGACAGGCCTGCTCATCACCCTTCCTGTTGCCGGAACCCTGTGGCAGTGGAAGATAAAGGCTCAGACTGTTCCGAGGATTCATGACATCACTACGGATACAGAGAATCCTCCATCTTTTAAGGCAATCCTTCCCATGAGAAGAGATGCGCTCAATCCATCAGATTACGGAGGCAGGGAGATTGCCGCTCAACAGCGTGCCGGCTACCCGGACATAGGTCCATTGGCGCTTACTGTTCCACCGGATGAGGCCTTTCAGAGGGCTGTCTCAGCGGCAGTTAATATGGGCTGGCAGATCGTTGAAGCAAATCAGGCAGAGGGGCGCATAGAGGCAACTGATACAACATACTGGTTCGGATTTAAAGATGACATTGTGGTGAGAATCATATCCGAAGGAGCCGGGAGCCGTATTGACATCCGATCAGTCTCAAGGGTTGGTATAAGCGATGTGGGTACCAACGCAAGGAGGATACAGAAATTCCTGAAAAAAGTGGGTTAA